From the genome of Actinomycetota bacterium:
ACGCCGAACTCGCGGCATCGGCCGGTAGCCCGACGGCCGTACGGGCTGCCGGCAGTGCGTGCGCCCGCAACCGGGTCGCGCCGTTCGTCCCCTGCCACCGGGTGGTCCGCTCCGACGGCAGCCTGGGAGGTTATGCCTACGGGTTCACCGTGAAGCAGGCGTTGCTGCGCCACGAGGCGACGTGGGCCCGGCAGTCGGGCTGACTCGCCGCGCGCGGCTCTCCGATGACGCTCGATGCGGTCATCGCCGACTGCACTGACCAGCGGGGGCCGGGTGACGGGCGCGGACCTACGGCGCTGCCGCCGTCTGCTCCAGCGATTGGCCACCGGCCGGCAGCGCGGTGGCGCCCGGGGTCTGGGCCACCACGCCGGTGACCGGATCGTTGGCGGCCAGCGTGACCAGCCGGTCCAGTCCCTCGCTGCCCGGGACGTTCCACTGGCTGAGGGTCTTCTGCACGGCAGCCTTCGCCTTGTCCAGCTGCTCGGCGACGATCTGCCGCTGGGCCCAGCGCAACTCGCGGTCCCGCAGTGCCTTCTCCATCGACGCGGCCTGCTGCGGCGTGGGCTGGAAGCCGAACACCGCCCCGGTGAACACCGGCAGGTCGGCCCGGTAGTCGTGTCCGCTATTGCCGAACACCCCGGGCACGACGTGCATGGCGTTGAGGACATCGGCCAGGGTGACGAAGAAGGACATGAACGGCAGCCACTTCATCTCCGGCGGAACGCCTTGTGGCCGCGTCCGGGCCGGCCCGAGCCACGACGGCTGCTGGATGGCGATCTCCGGGCCGAACTTGCCGATCGGGTCCTCGTGGTGGGTGAGCAGCACGAAACGGGCGCGAGCGCGGACCTCGGCCGGCAGCGCGCTGAACTCGTCGTACGAGGCGACCTCGACGACCTCTCCCGCCGGGTCGCACAGGGCCGGGTCGGCACGCCAGCCCTTGGCCCACTTGCTGCCGTCCGGCGTCCCGATGAACAGCGCCCGGTCGACTCCGGCGCGGTGCAGGCCGTCGGTGCCCTGGTGCAGGAAGGCGTCCTGGGCGGTGTGTGCGCCCAGACTCTCGCCGAACAGCAGCAGCCGTGGCCGGTCAGCAGCCGGCATGGTCTGCAACTTCCGTTGCAGTTCATGGAAGAACGCGATGTTGTTCTCACGGCCGACCCGAACCCGGTCCAAGGACAGGAACGACGGGCGCAACGAGTACTGGATCCCGGCGGTCGCGCAGTCGCCGAGGGTGAGGTACTCCAGCGCCTCGGTGAGCACGTAGTTGATGTAGCCGGTCCCCGTCGGCGAGGCGAAACACAACACCTGCCGCTCGAAACCGCCGAGCCTGTCGAGTTCCTCGACCAGCAGCCGGGCCCGATCCTGCGGGGTCGGCGCGGACTCCAGGCCGACGAACGCCCGGACCGGCTGCCGCGCGCTGTCGGCGCCCATGACCGACGCGATCGCCTGCGGCGACAACACCATGTTGACGAAGCGCCGACCTTCGCGGCTGAGCGTCGTCCAGTCCACGGCGCTGCCCGGACCGCCGGACACCGTGGCGGCCTCCGGCGGCGCGCTGTAGGCGCCTTCCACGACATCCCCGGCCTGCTCGGTCGACCGGTAGACGCGTTCGATGCCGAATCCGATGCCGCCCACCAGGATTCCCAGCCCCAGGCAGTGGCCGACGGCCAGCCGGATGTCCGAGTGGTGCGGCAGTACGGGCCGCAGTCCGCGGGCGACCAGCCGGGCGAACAGTTCCTCGCTGCGGCCCAGCGCCACGAGGCCCACGCTGGCGGCCACGCCGGCGGCACCCGACATGAGCGCGGAGGTCCGGGTGTCCTCGGTCGACAGGTCGTCGGCGGCCATCCCGCTGCCTTCCGGTGCCGGAGTGGCGGTCGCCGCGCGTTCGGCATCGAATCTGGCGCCCCTCCGTCGTTGCGAGTAGACCGTCCAGCCGGCGATGGCCGATCCCAGCAGGACGGTGATCGCCGCGGAGTTGACGACCTTCCGGGAGACATGCAACCGGTCGGCCACCTCGTCGGTGGCGTCGAGTACGGCGGCGGTCACCGCTCCGGCCAGCGCCGCGCGCCTGATACGGGTGCCGAATGTCCGGATGGCTGCCCGCCGCAACGGCTCGCCCGGCTTCTGGGCGAAGGCGAGTTCCAGGCTGGCTCCGGCGGCGACCGCGGCGACGTTGGTGCCGTGGACGATGAGACGCTCGAGCCGCGGTGGCGGGTCCTCGCCGGCCGGCCATACCGCCGGCAGGACGCCGGATACCGCGAGGCGGGCCGCCGACCAGTACGCGGACTGCATCGCGGTGACGGTGCCGTAGTTCAGGGCACCGGTCATCCCCGTCGCCAGTGCCTGGCCCAAGACGGTGCGCGGCATCAGGCTGCGGGTGAACGTATGACCCGACAGCGCGATCGAGGCGTAGAGACCGGTGCGTTCAGCGAGCGTGTCGCCGAGTTCGGAGAACATCCATCGCTGGCCGCCCATCGCCGGGATGGCCGCTCAGCTGGCGGGCTGTTCGACGAGCTGAGCCAGGTAGAGCCCGAGCCCCAGGCGCTCGATCAGCTCGAGTTGGGTCTCCAGGTAGTCGATGTGGCCTTCCTCGGAGGCGAGGATCTCCTCGAAGATGCGTGCGCTGGTCACGTCGCCGACCGAACGCATGTACTCGATGCCGGTGCGGAGTCGTTCCACCGCATCGACTTCGACCGCCAGGTCGGCTCGCAACTGCTCGGGCACGGTCTGGCCGATCCGTAGCGGATACAGCCGCTGGTAGTTCGGCAGGCCGTCCAGGTACAGGATGCGATCGGTGATCGTCTCCGCGTGCTTCATCTCGTCGATGGACTCGTGCCGGGTGTGCTTGGCGAGCTTCACCAAACCCCAGTTCTCCTGCATCTTCGCGTGCAGGAAGTACTGATTGATGGCGGTCAACTCGCCGGACAGCTGGTCGTTGAGAAGCTCGAGGACGCGCGGATCACCCTGCATGGACGGGACTCTAGCGCGCCGGCCCAGCCCGAACGAGTGGACGCGAGGAGCCGCTGTCCGGCCTCGCGCGGCTGGCTTTTCGATCGAATGTCCGCTCAGGCAGCCGAGGTCCGGTGCGGCCCGACGAGTCGCCCGCCGTCGTGCAGCTCGGTCAGCGCCGCCACCAACTCGCACACCCGTTCGGTACAGGCGCCGCACCCACTGGTCGCGTACGTCCGCTCCGCTACGGCCTCGACGGTTCGATGGCCCTCGCAGACGGCGGTATGCACGTCCTTGTCGGTGACGGCGTTGCAGAGGCACACGTACATGCGCGACCTCCCGCTGCCCTCGACGCGCCCGCTCCCGGCAGGCTCGTCTCCAAGGTAAGGCAATCCTTGGTCGGGCACAAGACGGGGCGCCTGCGGCCGGCGGGTCGGCGCCGCCGCAGTTGCGGGGCTGTGCCGTCGCTCGTGCGGCGTCTGCGCTGTCGCTACTGCCCCGTGGCCGGCTTGCGGCCCAGCAGCGGGGCGAACTGGCGTACGGCCTGGGCGAGCGCGCGCAGGTCGCTGTCGATCAACGCCTGCGGGCCGTCGCACCGAGCGCTCTCCGGATGGGGATGGACGTCGACGATGATCCCGTCGGCGCCGACCGCGATCGCCGCTCGCGACAGCGGCACCACCAGATCGCGCCGGCCGCCCGAATGTGACGGGTCGACGACCACCGGCAGGTGCGACAGCCCGTGCGCGACGGCGACCGCGGCGATGTCCAGGGTGTTGCGGGTCGCGGTCTCGAAGGTCCGGATGCCGCGCTCGCACAACACGATGTCGAGATTGCCGCGCTGCGCGAT
Proteins encoded in this window:
- a CDS encoding (2Fe-2S)-binding protein, giving the protein MYVCLCNAVTDKDVHTAVCEGHRTVEAVAERTYATSGCGACTERVCELVAALTELHDGGRLVGPHRTSAA
- the bfr gene encoding bacterioferritin, coding for MQGDPRVLELLNDQLSGELTAINQYFLHAKMQENWGLVKLAKHTRHESIDEMKHAETITDRILYLDGLPNYQRLYPLRIGQTVPEQLRADLAVEVDAVERLRTGIEYMRSVGDVTSARIFEEILASEEGHIDYLETQLELIERLGLGLYLAQLVEQPAS